In Candidatus Poribacteria bacterium, one genomic interval encodes:
- a CDS encoding ribonuclease J produces the protein MTNSTPVKSEQITEKNVSIIPLGGLGEFGLNMMVYETEDDIIVIDTGFMLPNADMPGVDLILPDIHYLVERKKKIRGILLTHGHEDHIGALFYVLRQLDVPVYGTQLTLAIASGRLREHNVLGKAQLNTIAPGDTVELGDFSAEFIHVTHSIPDSVAIALRTPIGVIVHTGDFKFDMTPVDGKLSDIQTLARLGSEGVLLLISDSTNVERPGQTPSERSIYDTIDNIFQKTEQKLFLCTFSSSLHRIQQFIDLANRHRRLIAVSGRSLLNNVRIASELGYLNLNPDYLIDARDASMFKPHEVVILSTGSQGEPRSAMSLMALDNHPFLKVEQGDTVVMSARIIPGNEKAIGNVVNHLIRRGAKIYHERNANVHVSGHGSAEDLKLILNLLQPKFFMPMHGEYQNLVRHAELAESVGIPSDNIKVAEDGELIHLTPETCEVFGREGRSGRVLVDGKPEIELEDIVLRDRIQLSEEGILVPIIVLHSDTGDANQQSAVSSQQEGIVADEMSAPVTQSTDSRQPTADSDAKTALNAGQIEIISRGFVYMDESEELIEEAKEITRRVIENLSDEQKHETETVQDEIRGALRRFFSKQMQRTPLIFPVVMRV, from the coding sequence TGGACTCAACATGATGGTGTATGAGACCGAGGACGATATTATCGTCATTGACACCGGTTTCATGCTACCGAATGCTGACATGCCCGGTGTTGATCTGATATTGCCAGATATCCACTATCTCGTTGAACGGAAAAAGAAGATTCGCGGCATCCTTTTAACCCACGGACATGAGGATCATATTGGTGCCTTATTCTACGTTTTACGGCAGTTAGATGTGCCGGTCTACGGCACGCAGCTTACGCTCGCGATTGCAAGTGGGAGATTACGTGAACACAACGTCCTCGGTAAAGCACAACTCAATACCATTGCCCCCGGTGACACCGTCGAATTAGGTGATTTTTCGGCTGAATTCATCCATGTCACACACAGCATTCCAGATAGTGTAGCGATCGCGCTGCGCACACCGATCGGTGTTATTGTTCATACAGGCGACTTCAAGTTTGATATGACCCCTGTCGATGGCAAATTGAGTGACATCCAAACGCTCGCTCGCTTGGGTTCAGAAGGCGTGCTTCTGCTTATCTCCGACAGCACAAACGTAGAACGACCCGGGCAAACACCTTCTGAGCGGAGCATCTATGATACCATAGACAATATTTTTCAGAAAACGGAGCAGAAACTTTTTCTTTGTACCTTTTCTTCAAGTCTACACCGAATCCAGCAATTCATTGATTTAGCAAATAGACATCGACGACTTATTGCTGTCAGTGGACGTTCCCTTCTCAATAACGTGCGTATCGCTTCCGAACTCGGCTATCTCAACCTGAACCCAGACTATCTAATTGACGCTCGCGACGCCTCTATGTTCAAACCGCACGAAGTTGTGATTTTGAGTACCGGCAGCCAAGGTGAGCCTCGATCTGCCATGTCATTGATGGCACTCGACAATCACCCCTTTTTAAAGGTAGAACAGGGCGATACGGTCGTCATGTCTGCCCGAATCATACCCGGCAACGAAAAGGCTATTGGGAATGTAGTGAACCATCTGATCAGACGCGGCGCGAAGATATACCATGAGCGTAATGCCAACGTTCATGTCTCGGGCCACGGATCAGCCGAAGACCTAAAATTGATCCTCAATCTCTTACAGCCCAAGTTTTTTATGCCAATGCACGGCGAATACCAAAACCTTGTACGACACGCTGAACTCGCTGAGTCTGTCGGCATCCCCAGCGACAACATTAAAGTCGCTGAAGACGGCGAACTCATCCACCTTACACCTGAGACGTGCGAGGTTTTTGGACGTGAGGGACGCTCCGGACGCGTCCTCGTTGACGGCAAGCCGGAAATTGAACTTGAAGATATCGTCCTACGAGACCGTATCCAACTTTCGGAGGAAGGCATCCTCGTCCCTATTATTGTCTTGCACAGCGATACAGGTGATGCCAATCAGCAATCAGCAGTCAGCAGTCAGCAAGAGGGCATTGTGGCGGACGAAATGTCGGCACCTGTCACACAGTCTACTGATAGCCGACAGCCGACAGCTGATAGCGACGCTAAAACAGCACTCAACGCCGGACAAATAGAGATTATTTCGCGTGGGTTTGTCTACATGGACGAATCGGAAGAACTGATAGAAGAAGCAAAAGAAATCACCCGGCGCGTCATCGAAAATTTGAGCGACGAGCAAAAGCACGAAACGGAGACCGTCCAAGACGAAATCCGAGGTGCGCTCCGCAGGTTTTTCTCGAAACAGATGCAGCGGACCCCGCTCATCTTCCCCGTCGTCATGCGGGTTTGA